Genomic DNA from Desulfonema ishimotonii:
TGGCTATTACAGGGAACCGGATAAAACGGCGGACGTGATGCGGGATGGCTATTACCGCACCGGTGACAAGGCCTATGTGGATGAGGACGGCTATTTCTGGTTTCTGGGCCGGGTGGATGATCTGATTAAAAGTTCCGGCTACCGCATCGGTCCGTTTGAGGTGGAAAGCGCCCTGATTACCCATCCGGCTATTGTGGAAACGGCCGTGACCGGCGTGCCTGATCCGGTCCGGGGGCAGGCCGTCAAGGCCACTGTTGTGCTGGCCCCGGGCTATGCGCCATCAGATGCGCTGACCAGGGAATTGCAGGATCATGTTAAAAAAACGACTGCGCCGTACAAATATCCCCGGATCATCGAATACGTGGAAGAGCTTCCCAAAACCATCAGCGGCAAGATCAAGCGGGCGGAAATCCGCGCCAATGATATGAAAAAAATGGAGAAGTAATATACCCGCCTGGAAATTCGTCCCCCCGGTTCCCGGATCTGAGGTCTGAACTCCCGGATATTATGCCGGAGGAGTTCAGACTTAAAGTCTGAAGGCTGTTTGAGGACAGGGGGACGTATTTCCGGACTGATGCAGTAGTATGCCAACCTGGAAATTCGTCCCCCCGGTTCTCAGACCTGAGGTCTGAGAAGCTGTTTTAAAAATAATCGGAGGCGTAGATTTTTGGGATTTTATCCGATGCCAGACCCTTTTTTTAAGCTTCCTTTTGATACACCGAATTTCATCCTCAGAAAACAGAGTTGGTATTTTTTTATAAAAAACAGCTTCTGAATTCCGGAATCTTACTGAATCCACAAAATCAGGTTTGACAAAATAATCGTTGAAAACCGGGCGTTCTCCCCGCCCGGCCTGCCATATGGCCACTTATCTCCCCAATGCGTCCAGCCGCTTCCGGGCGCTCCGGGCGTATTTGCTTTCCGGATATGTGGTGATGAGTTCCTCATAGAGCTGACAGGCGTGATCCGGATTGTTTTGCAACTCCTCCAGTTCTGCCGTCTCAAAAAGTGTTTCCGCCCTTTTGTCTGAGCAGCCGAAGGTCAGCAGGGCGAGCCACAGCAGACAGAAAATAAATACACGCTTCATGGAATAATAGTCCTCAGTTATTTTAAAGGGTTGTTCTGTTGGAAAACCAGAGTGACTCCGCCCTGTCTGCCTATTCTATTCTGGCGGAAAGTGCAAGCATCTTGACAATCGGCAAACCTGCCGGTATAGTCGCTCAAATTTTGATCAGAGTCATGTCGGGTCTGGTGGTACAGGCCGGGATGTGGCAGGCGGAGGC
This window encodes:
- a CDS encoding tetratricopeptide repeat protein, producing MKRVFIFCLLWLALLTFGCSDKRAETLFETAELEELQNNPDHACQLYEELITTYPESKYARSARKRLDALGR